In Janthinobacterium sp. 67, a genomic segment contains:
- a CDS encoding MFS transporter encodes MDTTLPAQAPEPAAARRAFVLAAVCLAALCMPLSFTGPAIALPAIAADLHGTPLALAWITNAFMLSFGGCLMVAGALADRYGRKRVFLLGLGVFSAAALALAAAPGIVWLDVLRAVQGLGCAMALSSGLAALAQEFDGPARARAFSLIGTAFGTGLAFGPFLAGTLITHTGWRAIFIGTAVAGLAALLAAALAMRESRDPQAQGVDWPGALTFTGALSLFTYGLLQAPDSGWSSAASLGLLGGAALLLAIFIRVERRAARPMLDLTLFRLPAFAGVQLLAAAPAFSFVVLLVLLPARFIGIEGYSALEAGRMMIALSAPMLVLPVLAGMAAQRLAAAHICASGLLLAAGGLLWLSTCAPGQSPATLIGPLLLIGCGISLPWGLMDGLAISVVPVERAGMAAGIFNTTRVAGEGLALAIVSALLGTLAMAALGKVSGLAPEQAALAAPFLALGELRHAGELLPQAGAAELAQAYGAAFRHLLYVLASITTASALLILAFLRHPAGAATDTAALPACKAQQ; translated from the coding sequence ATGGATACCACTCTCCCCGCGCAAGCCCCGGAACCAGCTGCCGCCCGGCGCGCCTTCGTGCTCGCCGCCGTCTGCCTGGCCGCGCTCTGCATGCCGCTCAGTTTTACGGGGCCGGCCATCGCCCTTCCCGCCATCGCCGCCGACTTGCACGGCACGCCGCTGGCGCTGGCGTGGATCACGAACGCCTTCATGCTCAGTTTTGGCGGCTGCCTGATGGTGGCCGGCGCGCTGGCCGACCGCTATGGCCGCAAGCGCGTCTTCCTGCTGGGCTTGGGCGTGTTTTCCGCCGCCGCGCTGGCACTGGCGGCCGCGCCCGGCATTGTGTGGCTCGACGTGCTGCGCGCCGTCCAGGGCCTCGGTTGCGCCATGGCCCTGTCAAGCGGACTGGCGGCCCTGGCGCAGGAATTCGACGGGCCCGCCCGCGCGCGCGCCTTCAGCCTGATCGGCACGGCCTTCGGCACGGGCCTGGCCTTCGGTCCCTTCCTGGCAGGCACCCTGATCACGCACACGGGCTGGCGCGCCATTTTTATCGGCACGGCCGTGGCCGGCCTGGCCGCCCTGCTGGCCGCCGCGCTCGCCATGCGCGAATCGCGCGACCCGCAGGCGCAAGGCGTCGACTGGCCCGGCGCCCTGACGTTTACCGGCGCCCTGTCCTTGTTTACCTATGGCTTGCTACAGGCACCCGACAGTGGCTGGAGCAGCGCCGCCAGCCTGGGACTGCTCGGTGGCGCGGCCTTGCTGCTGGCCATTTTCATCCGCGTGGAGCGCCGCGCCGCGCGGCCCATGCTGGACTTGACCCTGTTCCGCCTGCCCGCCTTTGCCGGCGTGCAACTGCTGGCCGCCGCGCCCGCGTTTTCCTTTGTCGTGCTGCTGGTATTGCTGCCGGCCCGCTTCATCGGCATCGAAGGCTACAGCGCACTCGAGGCGGGACGCATGATGATCGCCCTGTCCGCGCCCATGCTGGTGCTGCCGGTCCTGGCCGGCATGGCGGCGCAGCGCCTTGCCGCCGCGCACATTTGCGCCAGCGGCTTGCTGCTGGCGGCCGGCGGCCTGCTGTGGCTATCCACCTGTGCGCCGGGACAATCGCCCGCCACCTTGATCGGGCCGCTGCTGCTGATCGGCTGCGGCATCAGCCTGCCGTGGGGCTTGATGGATGGTCTGGCCATCAGCGTCGTGCCCGTCGAACGGGCCGGCATGGCGGCCGGCATCTTCAATACGACGCGCGTGGCGGGCGAAGGCCTGGCGCTGGCCATCGTCAGCGCACTGCTGGGCACGCTGGCGATGGCGGCCCTGGGCAAAGTATCCGGCCTCGCCCCGGAGCAGGCGGCGCTGGCCGCGCCCTTCCTGGCGCTGGGCGAGCTGCGCCATGCCGGTGAACTATTGCCGCAGGCCGGCGCCGCCGAACTGGCGCAAGCGTATGGCGCCGCCTTCCGCCACTTGCTGTATGTGCTGGCCAGCATTACGACGGCTTCGGCCCTGCTGATCCTGGCCTTTTTGCGTCATCCAGCTGGTGCAGCAACGGACACGGCCGCCCTGCCCGCCTGCAAGGCGCAGCAATAA
- a CDS encoding LysR family transcriptional regulator, with protein MDNLNGIAAFVRAAETSSYVAAGRLLGVSASAVGKSVARLEEKLGVRLLNRSTRRISLSNEGALFYERCQRILADLGDAEAELSHLAEAPRGKLRVSLPVIGYRIILPLLAEFTRLYPEIELDLDFNDRLVDVVAEGVDVAVRSGTLTDSRLMARELGPFAFAIVGSPAYFARHGVPATPRALEGHACVRYKFPTTGKLQEWELQRAEGDSGGELRLPTALTCNNIEALIGAATQGVGLAYLPDFIVRDTIARGDLQAVLAGYLLHSSKFWVLWPSSRHLSPKIRVFVDHLCTHLHFSSLPPKPASLP; from the coding sequence ATGGATAATCTGAACGGCATTGCCGCCTTCGTGCGCGCGGCGGAAACTTCCAGCTATGTGGCGGCCGGCCGGTTGCTCGGCGTGTCGGCCTCGGCCGTGGGCAAGAGCGTGGCGCGGCTGGAAGAAAAGCTGGGTGTGCGCCTGCTCAACCGCAGCACGCGGCGCATCAGCCTGAGCAACGAGGGTGCGCTGTTCTACGAACGCTGCCAGCGCATCCTGGCCGACCTGGGCGATGCCGAGGCGGAACTGTCGCACCTGGCCGAGGCGCCGCGCGGCAAGCTGCGCGTCAGCCTGCCCGTGATCGGCTACCGCATCATCCTGCCTTTGCTGGCCGAGTTTACGCGGCTGTATCCGGAGATCGAGCTCGACCTCGATTTCAACGACCGCCTCGTCGACGTGGTGGCCGAAGGCGTCGACGTGGCCGTGCGCAGCGGTACCTTGACGGATTCGCGGCTGATGGCGCGCGAACTGGGGCCGTTTGCCTTTGCCATCGTCGGCTCGCCCGCGTATTTCGCCCGCCACGGCGTGCCGGCCACGCCGCGCGCGCTGGAAGGGCATGCCTGCGTGCGCTATAAATTCCCCACCACGGGCAAGTTGCAGGAATGGGAGTTGCAGCGCGCCGAGGGCGACAGCGGCGGCGAGTTGCGCTTGCCGACCGCCTTGACCTGCAACAATATCGAAGCCTTGATCGGCGCCGCCACGCAAGGCGTGGGTCTCGCTTATTTACCTGACTTTATCGTGCGCGACACCATCGCGCGCGGTGACTTGCAAGCCGTGCTGGCCGGCTACTTACTGCACTCAAGCAAGTTCTGGGTGCTGTGGCCGTCAAGCCGCCATCTGTCGCCAAAAATTCGCGTCTTTGTTGACCATTTGTGTACCCACCTGCATTTCTCTTCGCTCCCTCCCAAGCCTGCCTCACTCCCTTGA
- a CDS encoding patatin-like phospholipase family protein, translating into MKTVTTIPPDPAPAATAKPARKTGLLLGGGAPNSTLIAGALAAFLDEGIEFDVISASGAGVLMGLLYTTPHEATPRQALQSWADTGVADSIYKMIPINYKVFQKPGMHASTFRDAFQPPANNPFFQAFQQTFAGVPTAWSDWGKLMVSSLSPSDLSAKSLGLCAHLPFLEKAVDFSGVARMRPDFYINAYNLSEHRMQIWGKHEIEPIHVRAALSFPFLYAPTTIGGDDYIEGAALDTLNFDPFIEGKGEHHDADTLVILDILGDERLLRKPRNLYDAWVRSIITPLVKISKSELRLFELEHNTDARTGQPKRRLLKLDLMGGIPEQHWPDTLDWSSSNMQLLFDVGHKAGLAFCRQHGDLLRRTPDASPLAA; encoded by the coding sequence ATGAAGACAGTCACGACGATACCGCCGGATCCGGCACCAGCCGCGACAGCGAAACCGGCCCGCAAAACGGGGCTGCTGCTCGGTGGCGGTGCACCAAATTCCACCTTGATCGCCGGCGCCCTGGCCGCGTTTCTCGATGAGGGTATCGAGTTCGACGTCATTTCCGCGTCGGGCGCGGGTGTATTGATGGGCTTGCTTTACACGACGCCGCACGAAGCCACGCCGCGCCAGGCCTTGCAAAGCTGGGCCGACACGGGCGTGGCCGACAGCATCTACAAGATGATCCCGATCAACTACAAGGTGTTCCAGAAGCCGGGCATGCACGCGAGCACTTTCCGCGACGCCTTCCAGCCGCCGGCCAACAATCCTTTTTTTCAGGCGTTCCAGCAAACGTTTGCGGGCGTGCCCACGGCCTGGTCGGACTGGGGCAAGCTGATGGTGTCGTCACTGTCGCCGTCGGATCTGTCGGCGAAAAGCCTGGGCCTGTGCGCGCATTTGCCCTTCCTGGAAAAAGCCGTGGATTTTTCGGGCGTGGCGCGCATGCGTCCCGATTTCTACATCAATGCCTACAACCTCAGCGAGCACCGCATGCAAATCTGGGGCAAGCACGAGATCGAACCGATCCATGTGCGCGCGGCCCTGTCGTTCCCCTTCCTGTATGCGCCCACGACCATCGGGGGCGACGACTACATCGAAGGCGCGGCCCTCGATACGCTCAATTTCGATCCGTTTATCGAAGGCAAGGGCGAGCATCATGACGCCGACACCCTGGTCATCCTCGACATCCTCGGCGATGAACGCCTGCTGCGCAAGCCGCGCAACCTGTACGACGCCTGGGTGCGCTCCATCATCACGCCGCTGGTGAAGATTTCCAAGAGCGAGCTGCGCCTGTTTGAACTCGAGCACAACACGGATGCGCGCACGGGCCAGCCCAAACGACGCCTGCTCAAGCTCGACCTGATGGGAGGCATCCCGGAGCAGCACTGGCCCGACACCCTGGACTGGTCCAGCTCGAACATGCAACTGCTGTTCGACGTGGGCCACAAGGCGGGCCTGGCGTTTTGCCGCCAGCATGGTGACTTGCTGCGCCGCACTCCCGACGCTTCCCCGCTGGCGGCCTGA
- a CDS encoding methyl-accepting chemotaxis protein has protein sequence MNITKQLILTLTIALLALLLLGAGGAIQLQRAQERFDTVQNRIIPSIQGLNAAKGFLADSRLAGYRLSVFSNLADKTALDKAVADANTNFDKVIATYRAERLYDATDSKMLDADQAAMEAYRRALVPFFAAAYAGDMDGVRATLLAGTPLAITAAAAKKSMDDHIAYNNKLVDDVKAESLAAYDTAFNTMLAVLGVAVLLTGALAWHIYRTISGGLGNIEHTLERVSASLDLSAAMPVERMDEVGRTATAFNKFLERIVGVIATVRASADTVSVAAAQISAGNADLSVRTEQQASSLEETASSLEELTSAVRQNTDNARQANTLAVSASDVARKGGAVVAQVVGTMGSINESAKKIADIIGVIDGIAFQTNILALNAAVEAARAGEQGRGFAVVATEVRNLAQRSAAAAKEIKGLIEDSVDKVNTGSALVDQAGATMEEIVASIRRVTDIMGDIANASHEQSAGIEQVNQAISQMDQVTQQNAALVEEAAAAASSLQDRAVELVDVVAVFRLRGDAQGKALKVAGGLPAPATAAASRRLALPGRSARG, from the coding sequence ATGAATATCACCAAGCAATTAATTCTGACCCTGACCATCGCCTTGCTGGCCCTGCTATTGCTGGGCGCGGGCGGCGCCATCCAGCTGCAGCGCGCCCAGGAGCGTTTCGATACCGTGCAAAATCGCATCATCCCCAGTATCCAGGGCTTGAATGCGGCCAAGGGTTTCCTTGCCGATTCGCGTCTGGCCGGCTACCGCCTGTCCGTGTTCTCCAACCTGGCCGACAAGACGGCGCTGGACAAGGCCGTGGCCGACGCCAACACGAATTTCGACAAGGTCATCGCCACCTACCGCGCCGAGCGCCTGTATGACGCGACGGACAGCAAGATGCTCGACGCCGACCAGGCCGCCATGGAAGCCTACCGCCGCGCGCTCGTGCCATTCTTTGCCGCCGCCTACGCGGGCGACATGGATGGCGTGCGCGCCACCTTGCTGGCCGGCACGCCGCTGGCCATCACGGCCGCCGCCGCCAAAAAGAGCATGGATGACCATATCGCCTACAACAACAAGCTGGTCGACGATGTAAAAGCGGAAAGCCTGGCCGCCTATGACACGGCGTTCAACACCATGCTGGCCGTACTGGGCGTGGCCGTGCTGCTGACGGGTGCGCTGGCCTGGCATATCTACCGCACCATCAGTGGCGGCCTGGGTAATATCGAACATACGCTGGAGCGTGTCAGCGCTTCGCTGGACCTGTCCGCCGCCATGCCCGTCGAGCGCATGGATGAAGTGGGCCGCACGGCCACGGCCTTCAATAAATTCCTGGAGCGCATCGTCGGCGTGATCGCCACCGTGCGCGCCTCGGCCGATACGGTCAGCGTGGCGGCCGCGCAGATTTCCGCCGGCAACGCGGACTTGTCCGTACGCACGGAACAGCAGGCGTCATCGCTGGAAGAAACGGCGTCCAGCCTGGAAGAACTGACCTCGGCCGTGCGCCAGAATACGGACAATGCGCGCCAGGCGAATACCCTTGCCGTGTCCGCCTCGGACGTGGCCCGCAAGGGCGGCGCCGTGGTGGCGCAAGTGGTCGGCACGATGGGCTCGATCAATGAGTCGGCGAAGAAGATCGCCGACATTATCGGCGTGATCGACGGCATTGCCTTCCAAACCAACATTCTGGCGCTGAACGCGGCCGTGGAAGCGGCCCGCGCAGGCGAGCAGGGCCGTGGTTTCGCCGTGGTCGCCACCGAAGTGCGCAACCTGGCGCAGCGTTCGGCGGCGGCCGCCAAGGAAATCAAGGGCTTGATCGAGGATTCCGTGGATAAAGTCAACACGGGCAGCGCGCTCGTCGACCAGGCGGGCGCGACGATGGAAGAAATCGTCGCCAGCATCCGCCGCGTAACGGACATCATGGGCGACATCGCCAACGCCAGCCACGAGCAAAGCGCCGGCATCGAGCAGGTGAACCAGGCCATTTCGCAAATGGACCAGGTCACCCAGCAAAACGCGGCCCTGGTGGAAGAGGCGGCCGCCGCGGCATCCTCGCTGCAAGACCGTGCCGTCGAGCTGGTCGACGTGGTGGCCGTGTTCCGCCTGCGTGGCGACGCCCAAGGGAAGGCGTTGAAAGTGGCGGGCGGCTTGCCGGCCCCGGCAACAGCTGCCGCCAGCCGGCGCCTGGCCTTGCCGGGCCGCAGTGCTCGAGGTTAA
- a CDS encoding GFA family protein translates to MKSTDGKLRGSCHCGSVRFQVRLSDGLKTARRCNCSYCRMRGAIAVSAALQDIEITSGEELLTLYQFHTMQAKHYFCSKCGIYTHHQRRSKPDQFGINVACLEGISPFDFEEVAVNEGRLHPKDKIAGGGPDIAGYLRFFPNTAH, encoded by the coding sequence ATGAAAAGCACTGATGGAAAGTTACGAGGTTCATGCCATTGTGGATCTGTAAGATTTCAAGTTCGACTTAGCGACGGGCTCAAGACAGCACGGCGCTGCAACTGCTCCTATTGCCGCATGCGCGGTGCGATAGCGGTTTCTGCGGCGCTTCAGGATATAGAGATCACTTCTGGAGAGGAATTGCTCACCCTTTATCAGTTTCACACCATGCAAGCGAAGCACTATTTTTGCTCAAAATGCGGGATATACACACATCACCAACGCCGGTCAAAACCCGATCAATTCGGGATCAATGTGGCCTGTCTGGAAGGAATCAGTCCGTTTGACTTTGAAGAAGTAGCAGTCAACGAAGGCCGACTCCATCCAAAAGATAAAATTGCTGGAGGCGGACCTGACATCGCTGGATACCTACGCTTTTTTCCGAATACCGCCCATTAA
- a CDS encoding SRPBCC family protein yields MQIEESIHIAVPPTVIDQIWSEVDRWHQWDPDTKQARLNGPFAVGTHGRIVPSKGMGIPMLVTERSAGRSFTVEGYIPLFRIHFEHTVLAADGGSEVVHRVWFTGALAFLFGPGVARQVRDGLPRTMRSLKAYAEKRNETLHDGEAAGLARQQPDR; encoded by the coding sequence ATGCAAATCGAAGAAAGCATCCACATTGCCGTCCCGCCCACGGTCATCGATCAAATCTGGAGCGAGGTCGACCGATGGCATCAGTGGGATCCGGATACCAAGCAAGCCCGGCTCAATGGGCCATTTGCGGTGGGAACACATGGCCGTATCGTTCCCAGCAAGGGGATGGGCATTCCGATGCTCGTCACGGAGCGCTCGGCGGGCCGCTCGTTCACCGTCGAAGGCTACATTCCTTTGTTCCGCATCCATTTCGAGCACACGGTGCTTGCCGCAGATGGCGGATCGGAAGTCGTTCACCGCGTGTGGTTCACCGGAGCGCTTGCCTTTTTGTTCGGGCCAGGCGTCGCCAGGCAAGTCCGGGACGGGCTTCCCAGGACGATGCGCTCGCTCAAGGCCTATGCCGAGAAGCGCAACGAGACTCTCCATGACGGTGAGGCGGCGGGGCTGGCGCGGCAGCAGCCTGATAGATAG
- a CDS encoding creatininase family protein, whose protein sequence is MPAASAIAAAPASSGVMLEELTSTELRSRIDHGATTVLVPIGGVEQSGPYIALGKHNVRAGLLARQIAQKLGNTIVAPVVSYVPEGAIVPPAGHMRFAGTISIPPAAFEAVLEGAAASLRQHGFRDIIFLGDHGGYQKNEQNVANKLNRSWGKAATGKDARAYALLDYYDITQTAYIAELQKRGHSSAEIGLHAGLADAALMLATDPSLVRSEAMAHGPKPGVADGVRGDATRATAELGQIGIKLQVDTSVAAIRQLLQRNK, encoded by the coding sequence ATGCCAGCGGCGTCCGCGATAGCGGCTGCGCCCGCCAGCAGCGGCGTGATGCTGGAAGAGCTGACGAGCACGGAGTTGCGCAGCCGTATCGACCACGGCGCCACGACCGTGCTCGTGCCGATAGGCGGCGTCGAGCAGAGCGGGCCGTATATCGCGCTGGGCAAGCACAATGTGCGCGCCGGGCTGCTGGCGCGGCAGATTGCGCAAAAGCTGGGCAATACCATCGTCGCGCCCGTCGTTTCCTACGTGCCGGAAGGCGCGATTGTTCCGCCGGCCGGCCACATGCGCTTTGCCGGCACCATCTCGATTCCGCCCGCCGCCTTCGAAGCCGTGCTGGAAGGGGCTGCCGCCAGCCTGCGCCAGCATGGTTTCCGCGACATTATCTTCCTCGGCGACCATGGCGGCTATCAAAAAAACGAACAGAACGTGGCCAACAAGCTGAACCGCTCATGGGGCAAAGCCGCCACCGGCAAGGACGCGCGCGCTTATGCCTTGCTCGACTACTATGACATCACGCAGACGGCGTATATTGCCGAGCTGCAAAAGCGCGGCCACAGCAGCGCCGAGATCGGGCTGCACGCGGGCTTGGCGGACGCGGCCCTGATGCTGGCGACGGACCCGTCGCTGGTGCGCAGCGAGGCCATGGCCCATGGCCCCAAGCCTGGCGTCGCGGACGGCGTGCGCGGCGACGCCACGCGGGCCACGGCTGAACTGGGCCAGATCGGTATCAAGCTGCAGGTGGACACCTCGGTGGCCGCTATCAGGCAGCTGCTGCAACGTAATAAATAA
- a CDS encoding YVTN family beta-propeller repeat protein: MKKMQRRSIVTLSALAAALAGLGVASQVIGASTPAPVAAAPAAAYSPLPGMPPLVDPKNVYGSIASSNMSAVVKDHLRRVYVPNLRSNDVYVIDQDSLKVVDKFKVGSGPQHVVPSWDLRTLWVANNAERTDKGSLTPIDPLSGKPGKEVPVDDPYNMYYTPDGKSAIVVAEARHRLDFRDPKTMAVQYSIDTPQCGGINHADFSNDGRYAMFTCEFDGTIAKIDLVGRKVDGYLKLQMPAKRFAESGPVGGPANEICSVKKGMPQDIRISPDGKKFFIADMDADGVHIVDGATLKEIGFIQTGVGAHGLYPSRDGKKLYVANRGTHRIHGKPKGKGSVSVIDFATEKVVSNWPIPGGGSPDMGNVSADGKYLWLSGRFDDVVYRIDTNSGDVAKVKVGQEPHGLTVWPQPGRYSLGHTGNLR, encoded by the coding sequence ATGAAAAAAATGCAACGACGCTCCATCGTCACCTTGTCCGCCCTGGCTGCCGCACTGGCCGGCCTGGGCGTGGCCAGCCAGGTCATCGGCGCCAGCACGCCGGCCCCAGTTGCCGCCGCGCCGGCCGCCGCCTATTCGCCGCTGCCGGGCATGCCGCCGCTGGTGGACCCGAAGAACGTGTACGGCAGCATCGCCAGCAGCAATATGAGCGCCGTCGTCAAGGATCACCTGCGCCGCGTGTACGTGCCCAATCTGCGCTCGAACGACGTGTACGTGATCGACCAGGACAGCCTGAAAGTGGTCGACAAGTTCAAGGTCGGCAGCGGCCCGCAGCACGTCGTGCCGTCGTGGGATTTGCGCACCCTGTGGGTGGCGAACAATGCCGAGCGCACGGACAAGGGCAGCCTGACGCCGATCGACCCTTTGAGCGGCAAGCCGGGCAAGGAAGTGCCTGTCGATGACCCCTACAATATGTATTACACGCCGGACGGCAAGTCGGCCATCGTCGTGGCCGAAGCGCGCCACCGCCTCGATTTCCGCGATCCGAAGACCATGGCCGTGCAGTATTCGATCGACACGCCCCAGTGCGGCGGCATCAACCATGCGGACTTTTCGAATGACGGCCGCTATGCCATGTTCACCTGCGAATTCGACGGCACCATCGCCAAGATCGACCTCGTGGGCCGCAAGGTCGACGGCTACCTGAAATTGCAGATGCCGGCCAAGCGCTTTGCCGAGTCCGGTCCCGTGGGCGGCCCGGCGAATGAAATCTGCAGCGTCAAGAAAGGCATGCCGCAAGACATACGCATCTCGCCGGACGGCAAGAAATTCTTTATCGCCGACATGGACGCCGACGGCGTGCACATCGTCGATGGCGCTACCTTGAAGGAAATCGGCTTCATCCAGACGGGCGTGGGCGCGCACGGCCTGTATCCTAGCCGTGATGGCAAGAAATTGTACGTGGCCAACCGCGGCACGCACCGCATCCACGGCAAGCCGAAAGGCAAGGGCAGCGTGAGCGTGATCGATTTCGCGACGGAAAAAGTCGTGTCGAACTGGCCGATTCCCGGCGGCGGCAGCCCCGACATGGGCAATGTGTCCGCCGACGGCAAATACCTGTGGCTGTCCGGCCGTTTCGACGACGTGGTCTACCGCATCGATACGAACAGCGGCGACGTAGCCAAGGTGAAAGTCGGCCAGGAACCGCACGGCCTGACCGTGTGGCCGCAGCCGGGGCGCTATTCGCTCGGTCATACGGGCAACCTGCGCTAG
- a CDS encoding VOC family protein: MILDHIGLTVSDAPASKAFFAAALAPLGVSVVMEEQGWVGMGKDGKPDFWFGAGGTPQAGMHLAFAAANRAQVDAFYQAALEAGGKDNGAPGIRALYHPNYYGAFVLGPDGHNVEAVCHHPEP; encoded by the coding sequence ATGATTCTTGATCACATCGGTTTGACTGTCAGCGATGCACCGGCCAGCAAGGCTTTCTTTGCGGCCGCCCTGGCGCCCCTGGGCGTCTCGGTGGTAATGGAAGAGCAGGGCTGGGTAGGCATGGGCAAGGATGGCAAGCCCGATTTCTGGTTCGGCGCGGGCGGCACGCCGCAGGCCGGCATGCATCTGGCCTTCGCGGCGGCCAACCGCGCCCAGGTGGATGCGTTTTACCAGGCCGCGCTGGAAGCGGGCGGCAAGGATAACGGCGCCCCCGGCATCCGCGCCCTGTATCATCCGAATTACTATGGCGCTTTCGTGCTGGGACCGGACGGTCACAATGTCGAAGCCGTTTGCCACCATCCCGAGCCGTGA
- a CDS encoding phasin family protein codes for MYPYSRSVTPAAKNHLEAQLAFFNGLSKSLFQSVQHFSDLNMQLAQGLLEETTVTSQNLLTVERAEDVFQVAAASGQPAAEQLRKYQQQVSRLAADTQVELANVAERHVNETSRTAKALAEEVARTASEETEKNVRKQQEAMQRIAEPFQAYHQNGANRDQQRGAQSRDGQSLQSAGHQGSQQSAGSEGSASGSTSQAGSAQSKSSSASRKE; via the coding sequence ATGTATCCATATTCCCGTAGTGTTACCCCCGCCGCCAAGAACCACCTGGAAGCGCAACTGGCTTTCTTCAATGGCCTGTCGAAGTCGCTGTTCCAGTCGGTGCAGCACTTCAGTGACCTGAACATGCAGCTGGCGCAAGGCTTGCTGGAAGAAACCACGGTCACCAGCCAGAACCTGTTGACGGTCGAGCGCGCTGAAGATGTGTTCCAGGTGGCTGCCGCCTCGGGCCAGCCAGCCGCCGAGCAACTGCGCAAATATCAGCAACAGGTATCGCGCCTGGCGGCCGATACGCAAGTCGAACTGGCCAATGTGGCAGAGCGTCATGTGAATGAAACGAGCCGCACCGCCAAGGCCCTGGCCGAAGAAGTGGCCCGCACGGCTTCGGAAGAAACGGAGAAAAACGTGCGCAAGCAGCAGGAAGCCATGCAGCGCATCGCCGAACCGTTCCAGGCCTATCATCAGAACGGCGCCAACCGCGACCAGCAACGCGGTGCGCAAAGCCGTGACGGTCAAAGCCTGCAAAGCGCCGGCCACCAGGGCAGCCAGCAGTCGGCAGGCAGCGAAGGCTCGGCCAGCGGCAGCACATCGCAAGCGGGCTCCGCACAAAGCAAGAGCAGCAGCGCCAGCCGCAAGGAGTAA
- a CDS encoding alpha/beta hydrolase, with product MTILRTALLGLLAAIPLAAGLAACSPLTAINALSSGSASQVTRGLAYGPLPRQKLDVYAPRIRTGPVPVVVFFYGGNWTTGERADYAFVGHALAARGYLAVIADYRLYPDVHYPEILQDAARAVAWAAMESRRHGGDPTRLFVMGHSAGAYNAAMLALDASLLARHGMRPQDLRGWIGLAGPYDFLPIENTTTRPVFFYPDTPAASQPIHHVTADAPPALLIAPLPGKDKLVNPQRNTGGLATALRALHRPVTETYFDHVGHATLVASLAGPLRRLAPTLDAVSIFIDANSGSDLPLSDTALSASMTSPSRPPGAATPAPEPHAYDKTPAP from the coding sequence ATGACGATCCTGCGCACTGCCCTGCTCGGCTTGCTGGCGGCCATCCCGCTCGCTGCCGGCCTGGCCGCCTGCTCGCCCTTGACCGCCATCAATGCCTTGTCGTCCGGCAGCGCCTCGCAAGTGACGCGGGGCCTGGCCTACGGCCCCCTGCCACGACAAAAGCTCGATGTGTACGCCCCCAGGATCCGCACGGGACCCGTGCCCGTCGTGGTGTTCTTTTATGGCGGCAACTGGACGACGGGCGAACGCGCCGACTATGCCTTCGTCGGCCACGCGCTGGCGGCGCGCGGCTACCTGGCCGTGATCGCCGACTACCGGCTGTATCCGGACGTGCACTACCCCGAGATCTTGCAGGATGCGGCCCGCGCCGTGGCCTGGGCCGCGATGGAATCGCGCCGCCATGGCGGCGACCCCACGCGCCTGTTCGTCATGGGCCATAGCGCCGGCGCCTACAATGCGGCCATGCTGGCGCTCGATGCCAGCCTGCTGGCGCGCCACGGCATGCGTCCGCAGGACTTGCGGGGCTGGATAGGCCTGGCCGGCCCCTATGATTTCCTGCCCATCGAAAACACCACCACCCGCCCCGTCTTCTTTTACCCGGACACGCCCGCCGCTTCGCAGCCCATCCACCACGTGACGGCCGACGCCCCGCCCGCCCTGCTGATCGCCCCGTTGCCAGGCAAGGACAAGCTGGTCAATCCGCAACGCAACACGGGCGGCCTGGCCACAGCCTTGCGGGCGCTGCACCGGCCCGTGACGGAAACCTATTTCGACCACGTGGGCCACGCCACCCTGGTCGCCTCGCTGGCCGGCCCCTTGCGCAGGCTGGCGCCCACCCTGGACGCCGTCAGCATCTTCATCGACGCCAACAGCGGGAGCGACTTGCCCTTGTCCGATACGGCCTTGTCGGCAAGCATGACCTCGCCCTCCCGCCCGCCTGGCGCGGCCACGCCGGCGCCCGAGCCGCACGCCTACGACAAAACGCCCGCCCCGTGA